In the Streptomyces sp. NBC_00525 genome, one interval contains:
- a CDS encoding arylamine N-acetyltransferase family protein translates to MDPQLPRTADAYLERIGADRPARPDAPALRELQLRHLLSVPFENLSIHLGEDIVLDEAALLDKIVARGRGGFCYELNGAFAALLRALGFRVTLLQARVYGDGGRLGIPYDHLVLRVETVDGTGPWLADVGFGDHARSPLALDDRADQRDPAGTFRIAPVTTGADAGSGDLDVLCDGAPRLRVEPRPRTLADFRAGAWYHRTSPDSHFTRAPVCSRCTDDGRITLTGRTLRTTAGGRRLETPLGDDAEVLAAYREHFGVRLDRLPNKSDLR, encoded by the coding sequence ATGGACCCCCAGCTGCCCCGCACCGCGGACGCCTACCTGGAACGCATCGGCGCCGACCGGCCCGCACGCCCCGACGCACCCGCGCTGCGCGAACTGCAACTGCGCCACCTCCTCTCCGTGCCGTTCGAGAACCTCTCGATCCACCTCGGCGAGGACATCGTGCTGGACGAGGCGGCGCTCCTCGACAAGATCGTGGCGCGCGGGCGCGGCGGCTTCTGCTACGAACTCAACGGCGCCTTCGCCGCCCTGCTGCGGGCCCTCGGCTTCCGCGTCACCCTGCTCCAGGCCCGCGTGTACGGCGACGGCGGCCGGCTCGGCATCCCGTACGACCACCTGGTGCTGCGGGTGGAGACGGTGGACGGGACCGGGCCGTGGCTCGCGGACGTCGGCTTCGGCGACCATGCCCGCAGCCCCCTCGCGCTCGACGACCGCGCCGACCAGAGGGACCCCGCCGGCACCTTCCGGATCGCGCCCGTCACGACCGGGGCCGATGCCGGCTCCGGGGACCTCGACGTGCTGTGCGACGGCGCGCCCCGGCTCCGCGTCGAGCCGCGGCCCAGAACGCTCGCCGACTTCCGGGCCGGCGCCTGGTACCACCGCACCTCGCCCGACTCCCACTTCACCCGCGCCCCGGTCTGCTCGCGCTGCACGGACGACGGCCGGATCACGCTCACCGGCCGCACACTGCGCACCACCGCGGGCGGCCGGCGCCTGGAGACGCCGCTCGGCGACGACGCGGAGGTGCTCGCCGCCTATCGCGAGCACTTCGGGGTGCGCCTGGACCGGCTGCCCAACAAATCGGACCTTCGGTAA
- the lepA gene encoding translation elongation factor 4, with the protein MPATPLHVPEPSRTDPALIRNFCIIAHIDHGKSTLADRMLQLTGVVDQRQMRAQYLDRMDIERERGITIKSQAVRLPWAPTTGEGQGSTHVLNMIDTPGHVDFTYEVSRSLAACEGTILLVDAAQGIEAQTLANLYLAMENDLTIVPVLNKIDLPAAQPEKFSEELAHLIGCQPEDVLKVSAKTGMGVDALLDRVVRDVPAPVGDADAPARAMIFDSVYDSYRGVVTYVRVVDGSLNKRERIRMMSTGATHELLEIGVSSPEMTPSDGIGVGEVGYIITGVKDVRQSKVGDTITSLNNGATEALGGYKDPKPMVFSGLYPLDGSDYPDLREALDKLQLNDAALVYEPETSAALGFGFRVGFLGLLHLDVVRERLEREFGLDLIATAPNVVYRVEMEDGTEHTVTNPSEFPEGKIDKVHEPVVRATVLAPSEFIGAIMELCQQRRGTLLGMDYLSEDRVEIRYTLPLAEIVFDFFDQLKSKTRGYASLDYEPTGEQSAQLVKVDILLHGDKVDAFSAVTHKDKAYAYGVRLVAKLQKLIPRQNFEVPIQAAIGSRVIARETVRAIRKDVLAKCYGGDISRKRKLLEKQKEGKKRMKMVGNVEVPQDAFISVLSTDESAGEGKGKK; encoded by the coding sequence GTGCCCGCGACTCCTCTCCACGTGCCCGAGCCGAGCCGTACCGACCCGGCGCTGATCCGCAACTTCTGCATCATCGCGCACATCGACCACGGTAAGTCGACCCTTGCCGACCGGATGCTCCAGCTGACCGGAGTGGTCGACCAGCGGCAGATGCGCGCTCAGTACCTCGACCGGATGGACATCGAGCGCGAGCGCGGTATCACCATCAAGTCCCAGGCGGTCCGGCTGCCCTGGGCGCCGACCACCGGTGAGGGCCAGGGCAGCACCCATGTCCTCAACATGATCGACACGCCGGGACACGTCGACTTCACCTACGAGGTCTCCCGCTCGCTCGCGGCGTGCGAGGGCACGATCCTGCTGGTGGACGCGGCCCAGGGCATCGAGGCCCAGACCCTGGCCAACCTCTACCTGGCGATGGAGAACGACCTCACCATCGTCCCGGTGCTCAACAAGATCGACCTGCCGGCCGCGCAGCCCGAGAAGTTCTCCGAGGAGCTGGCCCACCTCATCGGCTGCCAGCCGGAGGACGTGCTGAAGGTCTCCGCGAAGACCGGTATGGGAGTGGACGCGCTGCTCGACCGCGTCGTCCGGGACGTCCCGGCCCCGGTCGGCGACGCGGACGCCCCCGCCCGCGCGATGATCTTCGACTCGGTCTACGACTCGTACCGGGGCGTCGTCACGTACGTCCGTGTCGTGGACGGCTCGCTGAACAAGCGCGAGCGCATTCGGATGATGTCGACCGGCGCCACCCACGAGCTGCTGGAGATCGGCGTCTCCTCGCCGGAGATGACGCCCTCCGACGGCATCGGCGTCGGCGAGGTCGGCTACATCATCACCGGTGTGAAGGACGTCCGGCAGTCCAAGGTCGGTGACACGATCACCTCGCTGAACAACGGGGCGACCGAGGCGCTGGGCGGCTACAAGGACCCCAAGCCGATGGTGTTCTCCGGGCTCTACCCGCTGGACGGCTCGGACTACCCCGACCTGCGCGAGGCCCTGGACAAGCTCCAGCTCAACGACGCCGCCCTGGTGTACGAGCCGGAGACCTCCGCGGCGCTGGGCTTCGGCTTCCGCGTCGGCTTCCTCGGCCTGCTCCACCTGGACGTGGTCCGCGAGCGGCTGGAGCGCGAGTTCGGCCTCGACCTCATCGCCACGGCGCCCAACGTGGTCTACCGGGTCGAGATGGAGGACGGCACCGAGCACACCGTCACCAACCCGAGTGAATTTCCCGAGGGCAAGATCGACAAGGTGCACGAGCCGGTCGTGCGGGCCACGGTCCTGGCGCCCAGCGAGTTCATCGGCGCGATCATGGAGCTGTGCCAGCAGCGCCGCGGCACCCTCCTCGGCATGGACTACCTCTCCGAGGACCGCGTCGAGATCCGCTACACGCTGCCGCTCGCCGAGATCGTCTTCGACTTCTTCGACCAGCTGAAGTCCAAGACGCGGGGTTACGCCTCCCTCGACTACGAGCCCACCGGCGAGCAGTCCGCCCAGCTCGTCAAGGTGGACATCCTGCTGCACGGCGACAAGGTGGACGCGTTCTCCGCGGTCACCCACAAGGACAAGGCGTACGCCTACGGGGTGCGCCTGGTCGCCAAGCTGCAGAAGCTCATCCCCCGGCAGAACTTCGAGGTGCCGATCCAGGCGGCCATCGGCTCCCGCGTCATCGCCCGCGAGACCGTCCGCGCCATCCGCAAGGACGTCCTCGCCAAGTGCTACGGCGGCGACATCTCCCGTAAGCGCAAGCTGCTGGAGAAGCAGAAGGAAGGCAAGAAGCGGATGAAGATGGTCGGCAACGTGGAGGTGCCGCAGGACGCGTTCATCTCCGTGCTGTCGACCGACGAGTCCGCCGGGGAGGGCAAGGGCAAGAAGTAG
- the rpsT gene encoding 30S ribosomal protein S20, which yields MANIKSQIKRNKTNEKARLRNKAVKSSLKTAIRKAREAVVAGDVEKATVAVRDASRQLDKAVSKGVIHKNAAANKKSALAAKAATLQG from the coding sequence GTGGCGAACATCAAGTCCCAGATCAAGCGGAACAAGACGAACGAGAAGGCGCGCCTGCGCAACAAGGCCGTCAAGTCGTCGCTCAAGACCGCGATCCGCAAGGCCCGCGAGGCCGTCGTCGCGGGTGACGTCGAGAAGGCCACCGTGGCCGTCCGCGACGCCTCCCGTCAGCTCGACAAGGCTGTCTCGAAGGGTGTCATCCACAAGAACGCCGCCGCCAACAAGAAGTCGGCGCTGGCCGCCAAGGCTGCCACCCTCCAGGGCTGA
- a CDS encoding DegV family protein: MSRHVAIVTDSTAYLPPDAMRRHGITAVPLTVVLGDQALEEGTEISARSLALALQKRRPVTTSRPSPEVFAATYRAAAEAGASGIVSLHLSAEFSGTYDAALLAAKDAPVPVRVVDTGMVAMALGFCALSAAETAETGGSLDEAVAAAEKRASGTSAYFYVDTLDYLRRGGRIGAAQALLGSALAVKPLLQLDGGRIELLEKVRTASKAIARLEEIVAEHAGGGSVDIAVHHLAAPERAERLAERLRERVPGLVDLHVSEVGAVIGAHTGPGLLGAVVSPR, encoded by the coding sequence ATGTCCCGCCATGTCGCGATCGTCACCGATTCAACGGCCTACCTGCCACCCGACGCGATGCGGCGGCACGGCATCACCGCGGTACCGCTCACCGTGGTCCTGGGCGACCAGGCCCTGGAGGAGGGCACCGAGATCTCGGCGCGCTCCCTGGCCCTGGCCCTCCAGAAGCGGCGCCCCGTGACGACCTCCCGGCCCAGCCCCGAGGTCTTCGCCGCCACCTACCGGGCCGCGGCCGAGGCCGGTGCGAGCGGCATCGTCTCGCTCCACCTGTCCGCGGAGTTCTCCGGTACGTACGACGCGGCGCTGCTCGCCGCGAAGGACGCCCCGGTGCCGGTGCGGGTGGTGGACACCGGGATGGTCGCGATGGCCCTCGGCTTCTGCGCCCTGTCGGCAGCCGAGACGGCGGAGACGGGCGGAAGCCTGGACGAGGCGGTCGCGGCGGCCGAGAAGCGTGCCTCGGGAACCTCCGCCTACTTCTACGTGGACACCCTGGACTATCTGCGCAGGGGCGGCCGGATCGGCGCGGCACAGGCCCTCCTCGGATCGGCCCTCGCGGTCAAGCCGCTGCTCCAGCTGGACGGCGGCCGGATCGAACTGCTGGAGAAGGTGCGGACGGCGTCGAAGGCCATCGCCCGGCTGGAGGAGATCGTCGCCGAGCACGCGGGCGGCGGCAGTGTGGACATCGCGGTGCATCACCTGGCGGCCCCGGAGCGGGCGGAACGTCTCGCCGAGCGGCTGCGGGAGCGTGTGCCGGGGCTGGTGGACCTGCATGTCAGCGAGGTGGGCGCGGTGATCGGCGCCCACACGGGGCCGGGGCTGCTGGGCGCGGTGGTCTCGCCGCGCTGA
- the holA gene encoding DNA polymerase III subunit delta translates to MATRRNSTDDPLAPLTLAVGQEDLLLDRAVRQVVAAARAADADTDVRDLTPDQLQPGTLAELTSPSLFAERKVVVVRNAQDLGADTVKDVKKYLGDPVEEIILVLLHAGGAKGKGLLDAARKAGAREVACPKTTKPAERLSFVRGEFRTLGRSATPEACQALVDAIGSDLRELASAVSQLVADIEGTIDEAVVGRYYTGRAEASSFTVADRAVEGRAAEALEALRWSLSTGVAPVLITSALAQGVRAIGKLSSARGGRPADLARELGMPPWKIDRVRQQMRGWTPDGVAVALRAVAEADAGVKGGGDDPEYALEKAVVAVAGAARAGRGPR, encoded by the coding sequence ATGGCCACCAGAAGGAATTCCACCGACGACCCGCTCGCCCCCCTCACGCTCGCCGTGGGGCAGGAGGACCTGCTCCTCGACCGTGCCGTGCGGCAGGTCGTGGCGGCGGCCCGCGCCGCCGACGCCGACACGGACGTCCGGGACCTCACCCCCGACCAGCTCCAGCCGGGCACGCTGGCCGAGCTGACCAGCCCGTCGCTGTTCGCCGAGCGCAAGGTCGTGGTCGTGCGCAACGCGCAGGACCTCGGCGCGGACACCGTCAAGGACGTCAAGAAGTATCTGGGCGACCCGGTCGAGGAGATCATCCTCGTCCTGCTGCACGCGGGCGGGGCCAAGGGGAAGGGCCTGCTCGACGCGGCCCGCAAGGCCGGGGCCCGCGAGGTCGCCTGCCCGAAGACCACGAAGCCGGCCGAGCGGCTGTCCTTCGTACGCGGGGAGTTCCGCACGCTTGGCCGTTCCGCGACGCCCGAGGCGTGCCAGGCGCTGGTCGACGCCATCGGGAGCGACCTGCGGGAGCTGGCCAGTGCGGTGTCGCAGCTCGTCGCGGACATCGAGGGCACGATCGACGAGGCGGTCGTCGGGCGCTACTACACGGGGCGGGCCGAGGCGTCGAGCTTCACGGTCGCCGACCGGGCGGTCGAAGGGCGGGCGGCGGAGGCCCTGGAGGCGCTGCGCTGGTCGCTGTCCACGGGCGTGGCGCCGGTCCTGATCACCAGCGCCCTGGCGCAGGGCGTACGGGCGATCGGCAAGCTGTCGTCGGCGCGCGGCGGGCGCCCCGCGGACCTGGCGCGCGAGCTGGGGATGCCGCCGTGGAAAATCGACCGCGTCCGCCAGCAGATGCGGGGCTGGACCCCGGACGGCGTCGCCGTGGCGCTGCGGGCGGTCGCGGAGGCGGACGCGGGCGTGAAGGGCGGCGGCGACGACCCCGAGTACGCGCTGGAGAAGGCCGTGGTCGCGGTGGCCGGCGCCGCACGGGCCGGACGCGGCCCCCGATAG
- a CDS encoding ComEA family DNA-binding protein codes for MASRSHRATSGPGGPGAGPGRDPASDGRFRATARPGTGRRRRTADRAEAVAAARSRADALMAGGYGGRGARPGTGPESGAGDAGTVPAEPVSAPGGLSGPPPAGEPAPPPAPAPGSAAAGAPVGRWAAAAFAVRERLPMWVQLRCGLEPKTLAALAVVLVAAAVFAGMHFRSARPEGVRAPDTVGEAVHAPDPEEAEPTPDGGAGRPEPAPGAAPVAGPGGPIVVDVSGKVRSPGLRRLPSGSRVDDALKAAGGARPGTDLAGLNRARVLVDGEQIVVGAPPAPAAGATGPASAGGAAGPVSLNTATAEQLEGLPGVGPVLARHILDYRTQHGGFRSVDELREVTGIGARRFADLHPLVRP; via the coding sequence ATGGCTTCCCGATCACATCGTGCAACCAGCGGACCCGGCGGACCGGGTGCCGGCCCCGGACGCGACCCGGCCTCCGACGGCCGCTTCCGCGCGACGGCGCGCCCGGGAACGGGCCGGAGGCGGCGCACCGCGGACCGCGCCGAAGCGGTGGCGGCGGCCCGCAGCCGGGCCGATGCGCTCATGGCGGGCGGCTACGGCGGGCGCGGCGCGCGGCCGGGGACGGGGCCGGAGTCCGGGGCCGGGGACGCGGGGACGGTGCCGGCCGAGCCGGTGTCCGCTCCGGGCGGGCTTTCGGGGCCGCCCCCGGCCGGGGAGCCCGCCCCGCCTCCCGCGCCGGCTCCGGGCTCTGCTGCGGCCGGGGCTCCCGTGGGGCGATGGGCGGCGGCCGCGTTCGCGGTGCGGGAAAGGCTGCCGATGTGGGTGCAGCTCCGATGCGGCCTCGAACCGAAGACCCTCGCCGCGCTCGCCGTGGTCCTGGTGGCCGCCGCCGTGTTCGCCGGGATGCACTTCCGGTCGGCCCGGCCCGAGGGCGTACGGGCTCCGGACACGGTCGGCGAGGCGGTGCACGCCCCGGACCCGGAGGAGGCGGAGCCGACCCCGGACGGCGGCGCGGGGCGGCCCGAGCCGGCGCCCGGTGCCGCGCCCGTCGCCGGGCCGGGCGGCCCGATCGTGGTGGACGTGAGCGGGAAGGTGCGCAGCCCGGGGCTGCGCCGACTGCCCTCCGGATCACGGGTGGACGACGCGCTGAAGGCGGCGGGCGGGGCCCGGCCCGGCACGGACCTGGCGGGGCTCAACCGGGCGCGGGTGCTCGTGGACGGCGAACAGATCGTGGTCGGCGCCCCTCCGGCCCCCGCCGCGGGCGCCACCGGCCCCGCGTCCGCCGGGGGCGCCGCCGGACCGGTGAGCCTGAACACCGCGACGGCCGAGCAGTTGGAGGGGCTTCCGGGCGTCGGCCCCGTCCTCGCCCGGCACATCCTCGACTACCGCACCCAGCACGGCGGCTTCCGGTCCGTCGACGAACTCCGCGAAGTGACGGGGATCGGTGCGCGCCGATTCGCGGACCTGCACCCGCTGGTGCGGCCGTGA
- a CDS encoding ComEC/Rec2 family competence protein — MSATAAAAVLLCAAAGVASAGLHGAGVRAGPVPELAREFARIEAEITLTSDARRTYPRVRGDRSVPASLLLDAEVDRLTRRDGTVVRLRTPVLVIVPPGGAAAQWQRLLPSTRLRIEGRLAPPLHRGERSAAVLRPDAKTPPKVTGPPSLLQRTAGRLRAGLREATDGLPPDARALLPGLVVGDTARVTPELHEAFRATDLTHVLAVSGSNLGILLVLLIGPPGRALRTERGGLAPRLGISLRTTALLGGALTLAFVLVCRPEPSVLRAAACGLITLLAIGTGRRRTLIPALCAAVLLLVLYDPWLARSYGFVLSVLATGALLTLAPRWADALRRRRVPPRLAEALAAAAAAQAVCSPVVVLLASRVSLVAIPCNLLAEFAVAPATVLGFAALALAPVAMPVAVLVAGVAGWPAGWIASVARTGASFPGAETDWPGGPAGAVLLAALVLVLVPAVRWMGRRPWACAAAALLLVLAVLRPVPLTRVLTGWPPPGWRFAMCDVGQGDALVLAAGRGAGVVVDAGPDPRLADRCLRELGVSRVPLLLLTHFHADHVRGLPGVLRGRAVGEIRTTSLDEPPEQAAFVRRTAARARVPVLRAVPGARRRIGPLAWQVLWPPGGAGAGPAAGPVPQDPNDASVTLLVRAGGLTLLLPGDLEPPAQRALLRSRPGLPPVDVLKVAHHGSAHQDDALLRALRPRFALVSVGRDNPYGHPAPRTVRALTGEGAVVLRTDRAGAIAVTGEGRELRAVGSS; from the coding sequence CTGAGTGCCACGGCCGCCGCCGCGGTGCTGCTCTGCGCCGCCGCCGGGGTGGCGTCCGCCGGACTGCACGGCGCCGGCGTACGCGCAGGCCCGGTGCCGGAACTGGCCCGCGAGTTCGCCCGTATCGAGGCGGAGATCACCCTCACCTCCGACGCCCGGCGCACCTACCCACGGGTGCGCGGCGACCGCAGCGTGCCCGCCTCGCTGCTCCTGGACGCGGAGGTCGACCGCCTCACACGCCGCGACGGCACCGTCGTACGGCTGCGGACGCCGGTGCTGGTCATCGTCCCGCCGGGAGGCGCGGCGGCCCAGTGGCAGCGGCTGCTCCCCTCCACCCGGCTGCGGATCGAAGGACGGCTGGCGCCACCGCTGCACCGGGGCGAGCGGAGCGCCGCCGTCCTGCGGCCCGACGCCAAGACCCCGCCGAAGGTCACCGGCCCGCCCAGCCTCCTCCAGCGCACGGCGGGACGGCTGCGCGCCGGACTGCGGGAAGCCACGGACGGACTGCCCCCCGACGCACGGGCCCTGCTGCCCGGACTGGTCGTCGGCGACACCGCACGGGTCACCCCGGAGCTGCACGAAGCCTTCCGGGCCACCGACCTCACCCACGTTCTCGCCGTATCAGGATCGAACCTCGGAATTCTGCTCGTCCTGCTCATCGGACCACCCGGCAGGGCGCTGCGCACCGAGCGCGGAGGACTGGCGCCCCGGCTCGGGATCTCCCTGCGGACGACCGCGCTGCTCGGCGGCGCGCTCACACTCGCGTTCGTCCTCGTCTGCCGGCCCGAACCGAGCGTGCTGCGGGCCGCCGCGTGCGGGCTGATCACCCTGCTCGCCATCGGCACCGGGCGGCGCCGGACACTGATCCCCGCCCTGTGCGCCGCCGTACTGCTGCTCGTGCTCTACGACCCGTGGCTGGCGCGCAGTTACGGCTTCGTCCTGTCGGTGCTGGCCACCGGCGCCCTGCTGACCCTCGCCCCGCGCTGGGCCGACGCGCTGCGCCGGCGCCGGGTGCCGCCGCGACTGGCCGAGGCGCTGGCCGCCGCCGCAGCGGCACAGGCGGTGTGCTCGCCCGTGGTGGTGCTGCTCGCCTCGCGGGTGAGCCTGGTGGCGATCCCGTGCAACCTGCTGGCCGAGTTCGCCGTGGCACCGGCCACCGTCCTCGGATTCGCCGCGCTGGCCCTGGCGCCGGTGGCGATGCCGGTGGCCGTCCTGGTGGCCGGGGTCGCGGGATGGCCGGCCGGGTGGATCGCCTCGGTGGCCAGGACCGGGGCGTCGTTCCCCGGAGCGGAGACCGACTGGCCCGGCGGCCCGGCCGGGGCGGTGCTGCTGGCCGCCCTCGTCCTGGTCCTGGTGCCGGCCGTGCGGTGGATGGGCCGCCGGCCCTGGGCCTGCGCGGCCGCCGCGCTGCTCCTGGTGCTCGCCGTGCTCCGGCCGGTGCCGCTGACCCGCGTGCTGACCGGATGGCCGCCGCCCGGCTGGAGGTTCGCCATGTGCGACGTCGGACAGGGCGACGCCCTCGTGCTCGCGGCGGGCCGAGGCGCCGGAGTGGTCGTCGACGCCGGCCCCGATCCCCGGCTCGCCGACCGGTGCCTGCGCGAACTGGGCGTCAGTCGTGTGCCGTTGCTGCTGCTCACCCACTTCCACGCCGACCATGTGCGCGGCCTGCCCGGTGTGCTGCGGGGGCGCGCGGTGGGCGAGATCCGGACGACGAGCCTGGACGAGCCGCCGGAGCAGGCCGCGTTCGTCCGGCGGACGGCGGCGCGGGCCCGGGTCCCCGTGCTGCGGGCCGTCCCCGGTGCGCGGCGGCGGATCGGGCCGCTCGCCTGGCAGGTGCTGTGGCCTCCGGGCGGGGCCGGGGCGGGCCCGGCGGCCGGTCCGGTACCGCAGGACCCGAACGACGCCAGCGTGACCCTCCTCGTACGGGCCGGCGGGCTCACGCTGCTGCTCCCCGGCGACCTGGAACCGCCCGCCCAACGGGCGTTGCTGCGCAGCCGTCCGGGGCTGCCGCCGGTGGATGTGCTCAAGGTCGCCCACCACGGCTCCGCCCACCAGGACGACGCCCTGCTGCGGGCCCTGCGCCCCCGGTTCGCGCTGGTGAGCGTGGGGCGCGACAACCCGTACGGCCATCCGGCGCCCCGGACGGTCCGGGCGCTCACGGGCGAGGGGGCGGTGGTGCTGCGCACCGACAGGGCCGGCGCCATCGCGGTCACCGGCGAGGGCCGCGAACTCCGGGCGGTGGGAAGCTCATGA
- a CDS encoding YceI family protein: MFGRWFGSKTTTGAALGNALAGLVVPDSAGVLSCRVLDPVNEPVAQAEFVLTDRAGRKVVGGETDPYGSVLATVPAGEYRLAVTAEGFTPFHGSATVTEGGHASLGDVTLQISAPPQLPESGDWEIEPMHSQIGFTARHIGMARIHGRFNTFAGAVRIADRMEDSAMHVIIDAASIDTNVQMRDDHLRSSDFLDVGRYPTLEFYSDRFVHRGGSRWGVSGALTLHGVSRTVTLDTQYLGLGNGMEGEPRAACRATTQLHREDFTLTWQTMLARGIAVVGPSISIEMDVQIVPKG, encoded by the coding sequence ATGTTCGGCCGTTGGTTCGGAAGCAAAACTACGACGGGCGCCGCCCTCGGCAACGCCCTCGCCGGACTGGTGGTGCCGGACTCGGCGGGTGTCCTCAGCTGCCGGGTGCTCGACCCGGTGAACGAGCCGGTCGCACAGGCGGAGTTCGTACTGACGGACCGTGCGGGGCGCAAGGTGGTCGGGGGCGAGACCGACCCGTACGGCAGTGTCCTGGCCACGGTCCCGGCGGGGGAGTACCGGCTGGCCGTCACGGCGGAGGGGTTCACCCCCTTCCACGGTTCGGCCACGGTCACCGAGGGCGGGCACGCGAGCCTCGGCGATGTGACGCTCCAGATCTCCGCGCCGCCGCAGCTGCCCGAGTCCGGTGACTGGGAGATCGAGCCGATGCACTCGCAGATCGGCTTCACCGCCCGCCACATCGGCATGGCCCGCATCCACGGCCGGTTCAACACCTTCGCCGGGGCGGTACGGATCGCCGACCGCATGGAGGACTCGGCGATGCACGTGATCATCGACGCCGCGTCCATCGACACGAACGTGCAGATGCGCGACGACCACCTGCGCTCCAGCGACTTCCTGGACGTCGGCCGCTACCCGACGCTGGAGTTCTACAGCGACCGCTTCGTTCACCGGGGCGGCTCCCGCTGGGGCGTGAGCGGCGCGCTCACCCTGCACGGCGTGAGCCGTACGGTGACGCTCGACACCCAGTACCTGGGGCTCGGCAACGGGATGGAGGGCGAGCCCAGGGCCGCCTGCCGTGCCACCACGCAGCTGCACCGCGAGGACTTCACCCTCACCTGGCAGACGATGCTGGCCCGGGGCATCGCGGTCGTCGGCCCGAGCATCTCCATCGAGATGGACGTCCAGATCGTCCCGAAGGGCTGA